A genomic segment from Thermotoga neapolitana DSM 4359 encodes:
- a CDS encoding type II toxin-antitoxin system HicA family toxin: MRYETTEGCICGSFDKLEDLEYEVVRQRGSHVRLSYRGKHFITVPVHKM, translated from the coding sequence TTGCGGTATGAAACTACCGAGGGATGTATCTGCGGATCGTTTGATAAGTTAGAAGATCTAGAATATGAGGTTGTCAGACAACGAGGGAGTCACGTACGTCTCTCCTATAGAGGAAAACACTTCATAACCGTACCGGTTCACAAGATGTAG